The genomic window CCCGGTCGATTCCGACCGTATGGATGCCCTCTTCGTAGAACAGCCGATTCGCTGCCGCGAGCAGTCGCTCACGCGCTGACGGCCTCGGCGCCGAGTCGACTTCGCTCATACGGCAGCGTCCTTTCGATGACGTCGGCCCCGGGCCTCATTCAGCGCGGCGGAGAAAAGTCTACCAAGACAGGCAGACCGGTCTGACTACTGCCTGGGACAGGCTGGTCAGATGGCCATTCCACCGTCAACTGCGAGGCTCGCGCCGTGGATGTAGGAGGCCTCGTCGGAGGCGAGGAAGGCGACGGCAGCGGCTACTTCCGCAGTCGTGCCGACCCGGTCGGCCGGGGATCCCTTGGGAAAGTCATGGACGGCCTCACCGAAGGCCTTGGTCGAACCCTCGGTAAGGATCGCGCCGAGGCTGACGGTGTTGACACGGACGCCGTTGACGCCGAATTCGGCGGCCCACGACTTGGTGAGCAGACCCACCGCCGCCTTGGATGAGCCGTAGGCGGCCGGCCCCACCGCGCCCTTCTCGGCGAACGCCGTGGTGATGTTGACGATGGCACCGCGCCCGCGCTCAGCCATCAGCGGAGCCAGCTCAGCGACCAGGAAGAAAGGAACCTTGACGTTGATGTTGTACATCGCGTCGAAATCGGCCTCGGTGACGCCGGCGGTCGGTCCGAGAATGTAGACGCCCGCATTGTTGACGAGGATGTCGATCTCACCGGCCAGGGCCACCGCCTCGGCGGCAAGCGTCTTGGCGGTGGCGGCATCGTGCAGGTCAGCGACGAGGAAGTCGGCCTCACCGCCGGCGGCCCGGATCTCAGCGACGGCCTTCTCGCCGCGCTCCGCGTTGCGGCCGGTGATCAGGACCCGGGCGCCGGAGGCGGCCAGGGTGGCGGCGATGTCCCGGCCGATGCCCTGGGTCGATCCGGTGATCAGGGCGGTCTTGCCGGTGAAATCAGTCATGATCATACTCTCCCGGACTCGGTAGTCAGACCGGTCGGTCTTCCTGTGAACAACGGCAGACCGACCGGTCTGTTACGTCAACAAGGAGACTGTTCGCCCCAGGTGGGAGAGGTGGAAGGCGCCCCGCAGGTCGAAGCGGCCGCAGAAGTCGTGCCCGCCCGTGCTTGACACGGGTCCGGCCAGCAGGCGACTATTCATGTGTCACGACATGCATGTCACAGCACACATGGGGAGAGCGTCATGGGCACCATCAACAACATCTCAGTCCTCAGCACCGGCCAGGTCCAGATCCGCCCCCAGCACGTCGAATCCGACGGCTCCTCCATGACGGAGTGGCTCAGCACCGCCACCACCTGGACCGCACCCAGGCCGATCAACGTCTACGTGATCGAGCACAGCGACGGCCTCGTCCTGTTCGACACCGGGCAGGACCGCAGCTCGGTCACCGACCCCGACTACTTCCCCGGCGGCCCCGCCGGAGAGGTCTACGACCGCCTCGCCCGCTTCGAGATCCCCGCCGACCAGACCCTCACCGCCCAACTCGCCCGCCTCGGCCACGACATCGCCGACGTCAAGGTCGCGATCCTCTCCCACCTCCACCAGGACCACATCGGCGGACTCCGCGAACTCCCCCACGCCGAGATCATAGTCAGCCAGCAGGACTGGGACGAACTCGACAGGCCCGACGCAGCCTTCATCGGCCTGCTCAAACAGCACATCGACATCCCCGCACTGCACTGGAACCGCGTCACCCCCACCCCCGTCGACGACCCCACCCTCGCACCCTTCACCAACGCCTACGACGTCATGAACGACGGCACCCTCCTGCTCCTCCCCACCCCCGGCCACACCCCGGGCTCACTCTCCCTGCTGCTGCGCAAGCCCCAGGCCGCACCCCTGCTCTTCGTCGGCGACCTCACCTACGACGTCAACCTCCTCGCCCAGGACCGCATCCCCGGCGTCGGCGACACCACAGGCCTCCACACCTCCACCCGCCACGTCAACGAATTCGCCACCCGCAACCCCGGACTGACCATCCTCGCCGCACACGACCCCGCCGCCGCCCACCTCCTCAACACCGCACTCGACCGCACCCAATCCACCGTGTGAGACAAGCCGAACACCCGGTGCGAGTGGCACGGGTCATTCGCCCGCGGCGAGGATCGCGGCCAGCGCGGTGACGGCCTCCAGTGCGTCGGGGCCCTCCGCACTGACGGTGACCGTGCTTCCGGCGGTGGCGCCGAGGGCCATGACGGACAGGACCCCGGCCGGCGTGGCCGTACGGCCGGCGTGCTCGAGCCGGAGGGTACTGGTGAAGCCGGCGGCGGCGCGGGCGAGACGGCCGGCCGGGCGGGCGTGCAGGTCGGCGGGCAACTGCACGGTGGACTCGTAGCGCGTGGTGCTCGCGCCGGTCTCAGAGTTTGGCGACATGGCGGGCCTCCTTGGCGGCGTCGGCGACCGCCGCGAGGTCGGCACCGGTTGCGGCGGTGACGACGGCGGCGACGGCTCCCTCGACGAACGGGGCGTCGACGATGAGGACGTCGGCGCGGGGGTGGTCTTCCAGAACGGTGCGGGCGGTCAGCACGGAGCTGCCGAGGTCGGGCAGTACGACGACGCCGCCGCCCCGGTCGGCGCGGCCGATCGCGGCGAGCACGAGGTCGTAACTCGTGCCGATCCGGCCGTCGTCGGTGCCGCCGGCGACGGCGAGCGGGACCGTACTCGAACCGATCTGCTCGACCAACTCGCGGAGGCCGCCGACGAGCTCGGCGCTGTGGGAGACGAGTACGATGCCGACTGGTGCGTTCATGAACGCATACGATAGATCTCGGAACGCCGTTCAGCAATACCGAATGAGGAGTCGCCTGATGGTGCAGGCTGTGCAGCGGGCGGTCCAGATCCTCCGCGAGCTCGCGGCCACCGGTCCCCGGCTCGGGGTCACCGAGTTGGCCGAGCGCCTCGGAGTGGCCAAGCCGACCGTGCACGCGCTGCTGCGCACCCTGGAGGGCGAGGGCCTGGTGGTGCAGGACAGGGACAGTTCCAAGTACCAGCTGGGGCCCGGGCTGATCCTGCTTGGCAACGCGTATCTGGACACCCAGGAGTTGCGTGCCCGGTCGCTGACCTGGGCCGACCAGTTGGCCACCCGGAGCGGGGAGGCGGTGTGGGTGGCGGTGCTCACCGGCGACCATGTACTGGTGGTGCACCACGCGTTCCGCCCCGAGGGGGCCGTGCAGATCCTGGAGGTGGGCGCCAGCATCCCGTGGAGCACCTGCGCGCTGGGCAAGGCGATCGTCGCGGTGGCCCCTGCGGAGGACCGGGAACGGCTGCTGGACGGCGAGCCGGCGGTGCTCACCGGCGCCAGCGTCACCGACAGGGACGAACTGGCCGCGCAGTTGGAGCAGGCCAGGGCGCACGGCTACGCCCTGGAGGACCAGGAGTCCGCGATCGGGGACGCCGGCATCGCCTCCCCGGTCTTCGACCGCGCGGGGCAGGTGGTCGGCGCCATCGGAATCGTCGGTCCCGTCGAGCGCCTGCTGGACGGATCCGCACGTCAGGAGCTCGCGGTGGCGGTGCGGGAGACCGCACGCAACCTGTCGCGCGACCTCGGTGCGCCTCGCGGGGCGGGGCGGCCCGCGGCCGTGTGACCTGCCGGCCCTTCCGGCCGGGCGGCCCCGCGCCGCCCCATTCGCCGTACGGCTCCCGGCAGTTCGCCGTCGGGGGCCGTTTTCACGCTGCGGCAGCCGGGTCGGCGCCAGACTCTTGACACCCGGGAAACATCCTCCTAACGTCCGAACAACGTTCATCAATGATGAACAGACCCGCCATTCTGTCGTATCACTGCCGTGAACCCGCTGAGCCGGCCGCCGGGCCTCCCCGATCCTCCGGCGGCCACCTCCCTTTCTCATCCCGCACTGCGCGCAGGAGGTGAGACGCCCGGTCCGATGCGGCGCCGGGCGCCCGCTATGGAAGAAAACAGCTACTCCCAGAAGCTCCTGGCCGAGACGCTGGGCACCGCGGTGCTGGTGTTCATCGGTGTCGGCTCGGTCCCCGCGACCACGATCATCGGCGGCAACGCCCCGTTCACCATGGCCGAGTTGGGCATGATCTCGCTGGCCTTCGCCACCGCGGTCGTGGCGATGGTCTACGCGATCGGCCATATATCGGGTTGCCACATCAACCCCGCTGTCACCCTGGCGCTGGCCGCGACCAGGAAGATGCCCTGGCGCCAGGTGCCCGGCTACATCACCGCCCAGGCGGCCGGCGCCCTGCTCGGGTCCCTGGCGATCGTCGGCGTACTGGGGCACAAGGCCGCGGACGTCGGACTCGGCATCGCGTCCTACGGGTCCGGGGTCGGCGCCGGTCACGCCTTCTTCGCCGAGGCCGTCGGCACCTTCATCCTGGTCTTCGTCGTCTTCGGGGCCGTCGACCGCCGGGCGGCGGGCGGCTTCGCCGGCATGGCCATCGGGCTCGCCGTCTTCGCGATCATCATCCCGGTGGCGCCCGCCACCGGCGCGTCCATCAACATGGCCAGGACGGTGGGCCCGATGGTCGTCGGCCGGCTGTTCGGCTCCGCGGTCCACTGGAGCCAACTGCCCGTCTACCTGGTCGCGGAGGCGGCAGGCGCGGTCCTGGCCGGATTCGTGTACACCGCGCTGAACGCCGGGAAGCGGGCCGCCGCCGCCCCGGCGGAACCGGTCGCGCCGCTGGCAAGCGCCGAAGGAGTCCTGTCGTGAAGAAGCTCATCAACTCCCCCGAGACGGTTCTGGACGACGCCCTCGCCGGGATCGCCGCCGCGCACACCTCGCTGCGTGTCGACCGGGACAGCCGGGTGATCACCAGGGCCGCGGGGACCAGACCGGGCAAGGTCGCGCTGGTGTCCGGCGGCGGCTCGGGCCATGAGCCGCTGCACGGCGGATTCGTGGGAACGGGCATGCTGGACGCCGCGTGTCCCGGTGAGGTGTTCACCTCCCCGGTGCCGGATCAGATGCTGGCAGCCGCGCAGCGCGTGGACGGCGGCGCCGGCGTGGTGTTCGTGGTGAAGAACTACACCGGCGACGTCCTCAACTTCGAGATGGCCGCCGAACTGGCCCAGGACGCCGGGATCCGCACCGAGACAGTGCTGGTGAACGACGACGTCGCCGTCGACGACTCGACGTGGACGGCGGGGCGGCGCGGCACCGGGGCCACCGTCCTGGTGGAGAAGATCGCCGGCGCGCTGGCGGAACAGGGCGCCGGCCTGGCCGCGGTCGCCGCGGTGGGGCGCGCGGTCAACGCGGCTTCGCGGTCCTTCGCCGTCGCGCTGACCGCCTGCACCGCGCCCGCCGCGGGCAAACCGGGCTTCGACCTGCCGGACGACGAGATCGAGATCGGCGTGGGCATCCACGGCGAGCCGGGCCGCCGTCGCGACACGATGCGCTCGGCCCGGGAGATCGTGGCGATCGCCCTGGACGCGATCCTCACCGACCAGCCGATGTCGGCGGGCGACCAGGCGATCGTGCTGGTCAACGGCCTCGGCGGGACTCCACTGCTGGAGCTCTACGTGGTGTTCGCCGAGGTGGCGGCCGCACTGGCCGAGCGGGGCGTGGTCGTGGCACGAAACCTGGTGGGGAACTACGTCACCAGCCTGGACATGGCCGGTGTCTCCTTGACCGTGTGCAAGGCCGACGCGGGGATGCTGGCGCTCTGGGACGCTCCGGTGAACACCCCCGGTCTGCGCTGGGAGTCCTGAACCCCGCGTCGAGGGTCCGGCCACAGGCGCAGGACCCGCACCACCGATCCGGCGCCGCAGCCCGCGGCGCCGGATCCGTACCATCCGCACCGCCCCCGCACACCGACAGCACACACGGGCCGCACGCACGACCGTACGCGTCCGAGAAACGGAGACCGACGTGGACATCGACCTCGCCCGCGCCTGGGTGCAGGCCATCGCCGCCGTCATGGCCGGCGAGAGGGACCGCCTCACCCAGCTCGATTCGGCCATCGGGGACGCCGACCACGGTGTCAACATGCAACGCGGCTTCGCCGCCGCGGCGGCGGCACTGGACGACGACGGGCTGAAGACGGTCGGCGCCGTCCTGGTCAAGGTCGGCAGCACGCTGATATCCAGCGTCGGCGGCGCCTCGGGACCGCTGTACGGCAGTACGTTCCGGGCCATCGGCAAGGCGCTCGACACACCGCAGGCCGACCCCGTGCTGTTCGCGGCGGCGCTCGCGGCGGGGCTGCAGAGCGTCCAGAAGCTCGGCGCCGCCACGCCGGGCGACAAGACGATGATCGACGCCTACGCCCCCGCGCTGGCCGCCTTCCAGGAGGAGGCGGACGCCGGCGCCGAGTTCGCGGCGGCCGCGCGGGCAGCGGCCCGCGCTGCCGAGGAGGGGATGCGGGCGACGGCGCCGATGCAGGCACGCAAGGGCCGGGCGTCCTATCTGGGCCCGCGCAGCATCGGCCACCAGGACCCCGGGGCGACCTCGACCGCGCTGGTCTTCCGGGCACTCGCGGACACGGCGGCCCGCCGATGACCCGTCGCGCGTATCCCGGTCTGGCCGCCTCCCGCGGTACGGCCCTGGGCGTCCTCCACCGTGTCGACCGCCCGGTGCGGGCCCCGGCGCCGGAGGGCGGCGTGACGAACGAGGGCCGGGCGGCCGCCGCCGAACGGATCAGCTGCGCATTCGATGCCGTCGCCGCGCACCTGCTGGACCTGTCGCGGACGCTGCACGCCCAGGGCGAGGCGGAGCAGGCCGACATCATGGAGGTCGGCAGCCTCATCGCGCAGGATCCTGCGCTGCGCGACACGGCGGTCCAGCACGCCCGGGACGGGCGGCCGGCGGCGCTCGCCGTCCAACTCGCTGTCGACGCCCAGGCCGCGACTCTGGCCGGACTCGATGACCCGACGCTCGCCGAACGGGCCGCCGACGTACGCCAGGTGGGACGGCGGGCGCTGGCCCGGCTGCACGGGGCGGCGCCGGCCGCCGCCGAGGAGCGGCCGCTGATCCTGGCGGCCCACGAGATCGGCGCCGCCGACCTGCTGGAACCCGGCCGGAAGGTGGCCGCTGCCATCGCCGTGACGGGCGGACCCAACTCGCACGCGGCGATCGTGGCCCGCTCGCTGGGCATCCCGCTGCTGCTGGGCGTCGATCCTGCACTGCTCGACCTGCCGGACGGAGCGGAGATCCTGCTCGACGCGGGGCTCGCGACCGCGGTCGCCGGGCCGGACGACGGCGAGCGTACGGACGCGCTGCGGACCATCGCCGCGGCCCAGGAGCGCCGGCGGCAGCTCGCAGTGGGTCGGCAGTCGCCGGCCGAGACCGCCGACGGGCGGCGGATCGCGCTGCGCGCCAACGCGGCCACCCGCGCCGACGCCGAGGCGGCGCTGCAGGCGAACGCGGAGGGCGTCGGCCTGCTGCGTACCGAACTCCCCTTCCTGGACGCCGAGTCCTGGCCCAGCGCGGCGCAACACGAGGCGGTGCTCGGCCCGGTGCTCGGGGCGCTGCGCGGACAGGTCGTCGTCGCCCGCACGCTGGACTTCGCGGACGACAAGCTGCCGCCGTTCCTGGCGCGCGGCCGGTCGGGGCGGCTCGGCCGCGGGCTGCCGCTCATGCTGGCGCAGCCCGACGCCTTCGCCGACCAGTTCCGCGGCCTGCTGAGGGCGGGTGCGGACACCGACCTGCGGATCATGATCCCGATGGTCGCCCACGTCGACGAGGTACGGGCCTGCCGGGCGCTGCTGGAGCGGGCGGCCGCGCACGCCGGAGTTCCGGTGCCGGCGCTCGGCATCATGGTGGAACTGCCCGAGGCGGTCGACGGGGCTGACGAGCTGGCACGGGAGGCGGACTTCTTCTCCATCGGCAGCAACGACCTGACCAGCCAGATCCTGGGCCTTGACCGGCGCGACCAGGCAGCGACGCCCGACCTCGCCGCGCACCCCGCCGTACTGCGGGCGATCGACCGGGTCGTACGGGCCGCGCACCGCCACAACCGCCAGGTCTCGGTATGCGGGGACGCCGCCGCGCAGCCGCTGGTCGCGCCGCTGCTGGTCGGCCTCGGCTGCGACAGCCTGTCGGTCTCCCCCGCCGCGCTGGACGAGGTCCGCACACTGATCCGGCGTCTGCGTCACGACACGTGCGTCACGCTGGCCGCGGAGGCCATGGCCCGGCGGAACCTGGATGAGGTGCTGAGCCTGGTCCAGCGTCGCTGCGCTTCGGCGCTGGCCTGACCCCGGGCCGACCCGTGGCGGCCGGGCGGCCTGGGCACGGGCTACTTGGCGGGAACCGGGTCACCGGTGTTGACGTCGAGCTGCCTGCCGGACCTGTCGAATGTGGTCACGCTCTCCACTTCCAGGCCGACCGGGACGACGACCCCGACGAAGGCGTGGCCGGCAACGCGGGTCGGGGTGAGGCGCTTGGTGGTGCCGTCGGAGTAGGCGACGCTGAGGTGGTCGATGGAGGTGTCGATCTCCGATTGCAGCCAGTACGGCGCGCTCTTCGCCTTGGCGTGCGTGAACGACAGCGACTCGGGTGGCTTCGCGTCGCGGTTGACGCACTGTGACCAGGCGTTGCCCTGGCTTCCCGTCCGGACGACGCACTGGCCGTACGGGCCGACGTAAGCGGTGATGGACCACTTCTCCTCGCCCATCATGCCGGCCGTCACCCCGGACGCGATCCGCGCGGAAGCCTCCGTCAAAGGGGGCGTCGCGCCGGGGGCGTCCCAGGTGACGGGAATGCTCGCCCCGCCGGGATGGTGGAAAGGGATCGAGAACCCGACCTGCTTACCGTCGGCACCGTAGGCAGTGGTCCGGCTGATGCGCAGATCCCCCGGGAGTTCGAAGAGGGCGACCCGGTGGTGGCTGATCGGCACGGGATCCAGCAGCAGCCGCTGGCCGTCCTGCAGGTCGACCTCCACCCGCTTCACATCCGCGCGGAAGTCCACGGTGTACTGGTAGTCGTCGGCGTTCTGGCCGACCTGCGCGATGCCGCCGCTCACCGAGAACTCCGCCGGATCGGTCGGGACCGGGAAGTCGGCAAAGCAGTTGCCGAACGCCATGAGGCAGGCTGATCTGCCGTCGGGGCCCTGGGGGAGCACCTCGACCTGGGCGTTCCACGAGTAGAGCCCGATGCTGCCGGAGAAGACGGTCACGCCCTTGTCGTCCTTGGACGGAGTGTCGACGGTCACCCGGTCGCCGGGCCTGTCTGATGGGGTCCCGCCGTGGTGGCCGCTGAGCGCGAACGGAAGACCGACCCCCAGCACTGCGGCGAGCGCGAGCCCGCTCCCGGCCGTCAGCCGCCTCTTGGCCTTGATCGCCCTGCCCTGTCTGATCACCGCGTCCACCGGCGCACGGCCCGGCTCGAAGCTGCCGATGTCCGTGCCGAGTTGTTCGGCGATGATGTCTTCGTCGTTCACCATGACAGGCTCCCGTCCTGAAGCTGTGCGCTGGTCCGAAGCTTCGCCAGCGCCCGCGACGCCTGGCTCTTCACGTTGCCGACCGAGCAGCCGAGGATCGCCGCGGCCTGGTTCTCGGTGAGGCCGTCCCAGTAGCGCAGCACGACGACCGCGCGCTGTTTGGGAGGCAGCTCCATCAGGGCCGCCACCAGTGCTGACCGCTGGTCGAGGTCGCCCGTCACGTCGGCGACCGCCGGCTCCTGGCGCAGATCCCAGTCGTGCTCGGTGACCCGGCGCTTGCTGAAGCGGCCGTGGTTGGCGTTGATGAGGATCCGGCGCACATAGGCGTCCGGATCGTCGGCCCTGCGGACCCGGGCCCAGTTCGCGTAGGCCTTGGCCAGTGCCGTCTGCGCCAGGTCCTCGGCGTGGCCGCGATCGCCGGTCAGCCCGTAGGCGATCCGCACCAGGGACGGCCAGCGGCCCGTCATGAACTCCCTGAACTCGGCGTCGCGGCCATCGGCCTCAGCGCTCATCGTTCCCCTCCCCCACGGTTACCCATGCCACTGGAGAGTGGCAGTCGGCCGTGAACCGTTGCATGACTTCCGCACCCGATTCGACGCGCTGCCGCCGACGCCGACCCCGCCACCACCCGCCCACCGCCGCCATCCCCGCCATGCCCCGGCCCTCCCCCGACCGGGCGACCTCGGCCGACATGCCCGGCCCACCGCACCCCGGAGGCCCCGGGGTGCGGGTGGGCGCTGCGGCTTGCGCAGATCGCGGTCGACGAGGTTACGACCCCTGCGGCCCCTCCGTGAACTCGGTGGCGTGGTCGGCGGCCCACTGGTGGAACGTTCGCGGCGGCGTACCGAGGATGTCGGCCACCGCAGTGGTGATGTACGCGGGCTGTCCGACCGCCGCGCTCCACGCGGCGAGCAGCATGTCGGCGACCGAGCTGGGCACCGAGCCCTCCGACAGGCTCCGGAACTCGTCCGGTGTCATCTCCTCGAAGGCGATCCGGCGCCCCAGGGCGTCACCGATGACGCCCACCTGCGCGGCCTGGGTGAGTGATTCGGGGCCCGTCAGCACGTAGTCGCCTCCGACGTGTCCGTCCTGGTGGAGCGTCCGCGCCGCGACGGCTGCGACGTCGCGGTCGTCGACCGGTGCCGACGCGGCAGCACCGTAGGGCCACCGGACGACTTCGCCGGCCCGGATCGCCGGCGCCCACCAGGCCAGCGAGTTCGACGCGAACATCCCCGGCCGGATGATCGTCGACTCGAGTCCGGTGGCTGCGATGTGCCGCTCGATGTCGGCGTGCAGCATCGCCATGGAGTTGGGCTGCTGGAAGAAGGGGTGCGGTGTCTGGTGCGGGGAGGAGAGGAAGACGATCCGCCGTACGTGGGCTGCCAGTTGCTCCACGACTGCCTGCGCGGTCTGAGGCGGGGCGGTCCAGACGAGGAAGACCGCACCGGCGCCGTTCAACGCTGGGGCGAGTGTCTGGGGCACCGTGAGGTCGCCGGTGAAGACCTCGACCTCCGCCGGCAGGGTCGCCGCCGCCTCGGAGCGATGGGTGAGGGCGCGGACCGGCACGCCCGCGTCAAGGAGTCGGTCGATGACGACGCGGCCGACCCGGCCCGTCGCCCCGGTCACGAGCACGGGAGAAAGGTGTATCTGATCCATGCCGCCCATCAAAACGTTACCCGGTTAAAAAAGCAACTCGGTAACGAATGTTAAACTGGTCAGATGAGCGAGCCGACGGGGCTGCGGGCCCGCAAGAAGGAGCGGACGCGCGACGCCATCGGCGACGCGGCCATCTCACTGTTCCTGGAGCGCGGCTTCGACCGCGTCTCGGTCAACGACATCGCTGCGGCGGCCGAGATCTCCAAGCCGACCCTCTTCCGGTACTTCCCCACCAAGGAAGACCTGGTGCTGCACCGGTTCGCTGACCACCAGGGCGAGGCGGCATGCGTCGTACGCGACCGCAGCCCCGGCATCAAGCCGGTGACGGCGCTGCACCGGCACTTCCGGGCCGGCCTCGACCGGCACGACCCCGTCACCGGCCTCAACGATCATCCCGCGGTGGTGGCGTTCCATCGGCTGGTGTTCAGCACGCCGAGCCTGGCGGGACGACTCACGCGATACCAGCTCGAGGACGAGGAGGCACTGGCGGACGCCCTCGGCGAAGGCATCCAGGCACGCCTGCGAGCCGCCCAGGTACTCGCGGTCCAACGGGTGCTCGCCCAGGCCAACTGGCAGAAGATCGCCGACGGCCGAACCGCCCCCGACGTCCACCCCGAGGCCGTGGCCGATGCCGACCAGGCATTCCACCAACTGCCGTGACAGGCGCCACTCCAGTCTGAAGTCCCGGCACAACGGGTTGTGCTCCATGGCGTTCGGCCCGGATATCAGGAAGGCTGACGCGCATGGTCTCAGTAGTGCAGAACGTAGCGATCGACTGTGCAGACGCCTATGAGCTGGCCCGGTTCTGGAGCAGAGTGACCGGCCGCCCGCAGCATCCGGAGGACGGACCGGGCGACCCCGAGGCCCAGGTCCTGCTGGCCGAGGGCCCGGTGCTGCACTTCAACCAGGTGCCCGAGGGCAAGACGGTCAAGAACCGCATCCACCTGTGCCTGCGCCCCGAGACCTCACGCGACGAGGAGGTGGACCGCCTGGTGGGCCTCGGCGCCACCTTCGTCGCCGACCGCCGCAATCCCGACGGCTCGGGCTGGGCCGTTCTCGCCGATCCCGAGGGCAACGAGTTCTGCGTTCTTCGCAGTGAGTCCGACCGGGCCGCGATGAATTCCTGACGCTCACACCCGTTCCCAGCCGGCGGCCACTTCCCGGGCCGCTCGGCGCGGCATGATCAGCCGCGCCGTGCAGCAACCTCGTCGCCGCAACTGCCCCGGTAGGGCGCCGGGCTTCGCACGGCACCATCGGCTCAGGGCCGGTGGCCGTTCAGCATCTCGACCACTTCTCCCGCTCGGCCCGATGCGAGAAGAGTGCAGACTGCGGCGGCAATGTCTTCGGGATGAACGAGTGGGCCGACTTCGTCGCGCTCGGGTCCGGTCAGCGCGGCCCATTGCTTTCGTGCGCGCTCCAATCCGATCCACCCGGGCACCACGGCCATCACACGGACATCCGTACGTCCCGCAAGGCTTGTGGTGAAGCGGTGCAGGCCGGCTTTCGCGGCGCCGTACTCCGGGGAACCGTAGGCAGCGTCGCCAAGGCCGCCGCTGGACCCGATGTTCACCACCGCGCCTGCTGCGGTGGAGAGCATTGGCCACAGCAGGTGGGTCAGCAACATCGGAGCGGTGAGGTTCAGTGTGAGCGCGGCCATCCACCGCTCGGGCCCTGCGTCGGGATACTGCTCATCCGGGAGCCAGCCACCGGCGTTGTTCACCAGCCCTCCGATGTCACCACGCGCCAAGAGGGCACTGGCGGCAGTACGGACCCCTTCGACGGTCGACAGATCGCCCGTGAGACCGACTGCTCGGTCCCTGCCGCCGAGGCGCTCGACGCTGGCCTTCAATGCCGTTTCGTCGCGGTCGAGCAGAACAACGCCCCGTCCGCGAGCAACCAGCTCCTCAGCGATCGCATAACCGAGCCCGGCAGCGCCTCCCGTGACGACGATATTGGTACCCATACTCTCC from Streptomyces sp. NBC_01198 includes these protein-coding regions:
- a CDS encoding N-acyl homoserine lactonase family protein, giving the protein MGTINNISVLSTGQVQIRPQHVESDGSSMTEWLSTATTWTAPRPINVYVIEHSDGLVLFDTGQDRSSVTDPDYFPGGPAGEVYDRLARFEIPADQTLTAQLARLGHDIADVKVAILSHLHQDHIGGLRELPHAEIIVSQQDWDELDRPDAAFIGLLKQHIDIPALHWNRVTPTPVDDPTLAPFTNAYDVMNDGTLLLLPTPGHTPGSLSLLLRKPQAAPLLFVGDLTYDVNLLAQDRIPGVGDTTGLHTSTRHVNEFATRNPGLTILAAHDPAAAHLLNTALDRTQSTV
- a CDS encoding HPr family phosphocarrier protein; the protein is MSPNSETGASTTRYESTVQLPADLHARPAGRLARAAAGFTSTLRLEHAGRTATPAGVLSVMALGATAGSTVTVSAEGPDALEAVTALAAILAAGE
- a CDS encoding phosphoenolpyruvate--protein phosphotransferase, with the translated sequence MTRRAYPGLAASRGTALGVLHRVDRPVRAPAPEGGVTNEGRAAAAERISCAFDAVAAHLLDLSRTLHAQGEAEQADIMEVGSLIAQDPALRDTAVQHARDGRPAALAVQLAVDAQAATLAGLDDPTLAERAADVRQVGRRALARLHGAAPAAAEERPLILAAHEIGAADLLEPGRKVAAAIAVTGGPNSHAAIVARSLGIPLLLGVDPALLDLPDGAEILLDAGLATAVAGPDDGERTDALRTIAAAQERRRQLAVGRQSPAETADGRRIALRANAATRADAEAALQANAEGVGLLRTELPFLDAESWPSAAQHEAVLGPVLGALRGQVVVARTLDFADDKLPPFLARGRSGRLGRGLPLMLAQPDAFADQFRGLLRAGADTDLRIMIPMVAHVDEVRACRALLERAAAHAGVPVPALGIMVELPEAVDGADELAREADFFSIGSNDLTSQILGLDRRDQAATPDLAAHPAVLRAIDRVVRAAHRHNRQVSVCGDAAAQPLVAPLLVGLGCDSLSVSPAALDEVRTLIRRLRHDTCVTLAAEAMARRNLDEVLSLVQRRCASALA
- the dhaM gene encoding dihydroxyacetone kinase phosphoryl donor subunit DhaM, which produces MNAPVGIVLVSHSAELVGGLRELVEQIGSSTVPLAVAGGTDDGRIGTSYDLVLAAIGRADRGGGVVVLPDLGSSVLTARTVLEDHPRADVLIVDAPFVEGAVAAVVTAATGADLAAVADAAKEARHVAKL
- a CDS encoding MIP/aquaporin family protein; translation: MEENSYSQKLLAETLGTAVLVFIGVGSVPATTIIGGNAPFTMAELGMISLAFATAVVAMVYAIGHISGCHINPAVTLALAATRKMPWRQVPGYITAQAAGALLGSLAIVGVLGHKAADVGLGIASYGSGVGAGHAFFAEAVGTFILVFVVFGAVDRRAAGGFAGMAIGLAVFAIIIPVAPATGASINMARTVGPMVVGRLFGSAVHWSQLPVYLVAEAAGAVLAGFVYTALNAGKRAAAAPAEPVAPLASAEGVLS
- a CDS encoding IclR family transcriptional regulator, producing MVQAVQRAVQILRELAATGPRLGVTELAERLGVAKPTVHALLRTLEGEGLVVQDRDSSKYQLGPGLILLGNAYLDTQELRARSLTWADQLATRSGEAVWVAVLTGDHVLVVHHAFRPEGAVQILEVGASIPWSTCALGKAIVAVAPAEDRERLLDGEPAVLTGASVTDRDELAAQLEQARAHGYALEDQESAIGDAGIASPVFDRAGQVVGAIGIVGPVERLLDGSARQELAVAVRETARNLSRDLGAPRGAGRPAAV
- a CDS encoding SDR family NAD(P)-dependent oxidoreductase — its product is MTDFTGKTALITGSTQGIGRDIAATLAASGARVLITGRNAERGEKAVAEIRAAGGEADFLVADLHDAATAKTLAAEAVALAGEIDILVNNAGVYILGPTAGVTEADFDAMYNINVKVPFFLVAELAPLMAERGRGAIVNITTAFAEKGAVGPAAYGSSKAAVGLLTKSWAAEFGVNGVRVNTVSLGAILTEGSTKAFGEAVHDFPKGSPADRVGTTAEVAAAVAFLASDEASYIHGASLAVDGGMAI
- the dhaK gene encoding dihydroxyacetone kinase subunit DhaK, with the translated sequence MKKLINSPETVLDDALAGIAAAHTSLRVDRDSRVITRAAGTRPGKVALVSGGGSGHEPLHGGFVGTGMLDAACPGEVFTSPVPDQMLAAAQRVDGGAGVVFVVKNYTGDVLNFEMAAELAQDAGIRTETVLVNDDVAVDDSTWTAGRRGTGATVLVEKIAGALAEQGAGLAAVAAVGRAVNAASRSFAVALTACTAPAAGKPGFDLPDDEIEIGVGIHGEPGRRRDTMRSAREIVAIALDAILTDQPMSAGDQAIVLVNGLGGTPLLELYVVFAEVAAALAERGVVVARNLVGNYVTSLDMAGVSLTVCKADAGMLALWDAPVNTPGLRWES
- the dhaL gene encoding dihydroxyacetone kinase subunit DhaL; translation: MDIDLARAWVQAIAAVMAGERDRLTQLDSAIGDADHGVNMQRGFAAAAAALDDDGLKTVGAVLVKVGSTLISSVGGASGPLYGSTFRAIGKALDTPQADPVLFAAALAAGLQSVQKLGAATPGDKTMIDAYAPALAAFQEEADAGAEFAAAARAAARAAEEGMRATAPMQARKGRASYLGPRSIGHQDPGATSTALVFRALADTAARR